The following are encoded together in the Zygosaccharomyces rouxii strain CBS732 chromosome C complete sequence genome:
- the RFC3 gene encoding replication factor C subunit 3 (highly similar to uniprot|P38629 Saccharomyces cerevisiae YNL290W RFC3 Subunit of heteropentameric Replication factor C (RF-C) which is a DNA binding protein and ATPase that acts as a clamp loader of the proliferating cell nuclear antigen (PCNA) processivity factor for DNA polymerases delta and epsilon): protein MTIGNVKNMENLPWVEKYRPESLDDVYGQTEVITTIRKFLETGKLPHLLFYGPPGTGKTSSIIALAREIYGKNYSNMVLELNASDDRGIDVVRNQIKDFASTRQIFSKGFKLIILDEADAMTNAAQNALRRIIERYTKNTRFCILANYAHKLTPALLSRCTRFRFQPLPREAIQRRISNVLVREQLQMTESAENALLDLSRGDMRRVLNVLQACKAVIDQPNVEITDDLIYDCCGAPNPQDLETILDSILKEDWTTAHYTLQKVRTSKGLALIDLIEGIVSILQGYQLENESTRISLLTGLGDIEYAISRGGSEKIQTSAVIGVVKSSFEQEATKIHS, encoded by the coding sequence ATGACAATTGGTAACGTTAAAAATATGGAAAACCTGCCATGGGTTGAGAAGTATCGTCCAGAGTCCTTGGACGACGTTTATGGGCAAACAGAAGTCATCACGACTATTCGTAAGTTTCTAGAAACCGGTAAACTACCACATCTACTGTTTTATGGACCTCCAGGTACCGGTAAGACATCGTCTATTATTGCACTTGCAAGAGAGATTTACGGCAAGAATTACAGTAATATGGTCCTTGAGTTAAACGCTTCCGATGATCGAGGTATTGATGTGGTAAGAAATCAAATTAAGGACTTTGCATCGACAAGAcaaattttctcaaaaggTTTCAAACTGATCATCTTAGATGAAGCTGATGCAATGACCAATGCTGCTCAAAATGCATTGCGTAGAATTATCGAAAGATATACTAAAAACACAAGATTTTGTATCTTGGCCAATTACGCACATAAACTAACCCCCGCATTGCTAAGTCGTTGTACTAGATTTAGATTCCAACCATTGCCAAGAGAAGCAATCCAACGTCGAATTTCCAATGTTTTAGTACGAGAACAGTTACAAATGACCGAAAGTGCTGAGAATGCATTACTTGACTTGTCTCGTGGTGATATGCGTCGTGTTCTGAATGTGTTACAGGCTTGCAAAGCAGTCATCGATCAACCCAATGTCGAAATAACAGACGACCTAATCTATGACTGTTGCGGTGCACCAAATCCTCAAGACCTAGAGACAATTCTAGATTCAATCTTGAAGGAAGACTGGACAACTGCTCACTATACTTTACAGAAAGTGAGAACCTCAAAGGGTCTAGCCCTAATCGATTTGATCGAGGGAATCGTGTCCATCTTACAAGGCTATCAGCTTGAAAACGAATCGACAAGAATCAGTCTTTTAACGGGTCTAGGCGACATTGAATACGCCATTTCTCGTGGTGGTAGCgaaaaaatacaaacaAGCGCTGTTATTGGTGTTGTCAAGtcttcttttgaacaagaagCTACGAAAATACATTCTTAG
- the PCL1 gene encoding Pcl1p (similar to uniprot|P24867 Saccharomyces cerevisiae YNL289W PCL1 Pho85 cyclin of the Pcl1 2-like subfamily involved in entry into the mitotic cell cycle and regulation of morphogenesis localizes to sites of polarized cell growth), with the protein MWRIGIGLEELDFDIVHQEKTKLSFDYSTMQHHHMSGYYKALNILMKSPVTDDMVRFLTNTTLKVLPQCNYPTPPGSPNKQASKLPSLMSFISRLVRHTNVYTSTLLVTACYLNRLKCILPKDASGLPSTIHRMFLACLILSAKFHNDSSPLNKHWAKYTDGLFSVEDVNLMERQLVQLLNWDLRVTNDDLILDLRYLLEPIVEDIERTSAQRRKLHKHVQLQKLRQQQQKQQLQFQKPFPRNIACAGAGDRIVNAKSLEHNRNTSVSSDLSSATLVSENSSEVDIWNKSDLPSRPISRLPSVSTMDSLDPYGMYLWQYEQDMLLQQQGY; encoded by the coding sequence ATGTGGAGAATAGGAATTggtttggaagaattggacTTTGATATAGTTCACCAAGAAAAGACTAAACTTTCCTTCGATTACTCAACCATGCAGCACCACCACATGTCCGGATACTACAAGGCGCTAAAcattttgatgaaatcgCCAGTTACTGACGATATGGTCAGATTTTTAACTAATACTACGCTTAAGGTTTTACCACAGTGTAATTATCCAACACCACCAGGCTCGCCTAACAAGCAGGCTTCAAAATTACCATCGCTAATGAGTTTTATCAGCAGATTGGTCAGACACACAAACGTATACACATCAACATTATTAGTGACAGCATGTTACTTGAACAGGTTGAAATGTATTTTACCAAAAGACGCATCTGGTTTGCCATCCACTATCCACCGTATGTTCTTGGCATGTTTGATTCTAAGCGCTAAATTTCACAACGATTCATCACCTTTGAACAAGCATTGGGCAAAATACACTGATGGACTTTTCAGTGTTGAAGATGTCAATCTAATGGAAAGACAATTGGTTCAATTACTAAATTGGGATCTTAGAGTGACAAATGATGATCTGATATTAGATCTAAGGTACCTGTTGGAACCAATCGTTGAAGACATTGAACGTACATCGGcccaaagaagaaaactgCACAAACACGTGCAACTACAAAAGCTAAGGCAACAACAGCAAAAGCAACAATTGCAATTCCAAAAACCATTCCCCAGAAACATCGCTTGTGCTGGCGCAGGTGATCGTATCGTCAATGCCAAGAGCTTAGAACATAACCGTAATACCTCTGTTTCATCAGACCTAAGTTCTGCGACTTTAGTTAGTGAAAATAGCAGCGAAGTGGACATATGGAATAAATCAGATCTACCATCAAgaccaatttcaagattACCAAGTGTTAGTACGATGGATTCGCTTGACCCATATGGAATGTACCTGTGGCAGTATGAACAAGATATGTTACTGCAACAGCAGGGATACTAA
- the SHR5 gene encoding Shr5p (similar to uniprot|P41912 Saccharomyces cerevisiae YOL110W SHR5 Subunit of a palmitoyltransferase composed of Shr5p and Erf2p that adds a palmitoyl lipid moiety to Ras2p through a thioester linkage palmitoylation is required for Ras2p localization to the plasma membrane) — protein MEVLADKVNSVGTVISGSGSRSGTEVPEQALQERAPIFFNYHEFGERYYADVDARNQLREHDEDHGICMTHFPNVYVARGSPEFETTRIVRVPRRFEVTLDCPYFSTAMPGMEPGAITGEPVFQPFGIFDEDGQLFGYSSASPLARVLSVEKFQEIVITINSYLQNAFYTYSWFNLIDLLLEALSLGLWHPVSKYLWRHPLVHLEDYVQQVNQEQEFKEKGVKIISPRRSGYLSVCFSACYNIDDFFSFLCTNNTFNS, from the coding sequence ATGGAGGTGCTAGCCGATAAGGTCAATTCAGTAGGAACGGTGATTAGTGGATCAGGATCTCGAAGTGGCACTGAGGTGCCAGAACAAGCTTTACAAGAGCGAGCCCCCATATTCTTTAACTACCACGAGTTTGGTGAAAGGTACTACGCTGATGTCGATGCACGAAATCAATTGAGGGAACATGATGAAGATCATGGAATCTGCATGACGCATTTCCCTAATGTTTATGTAGCTAGGGGTTCGCCTGAATTTGAAACCACAAGAATCGTTAGAGTACCgagaagatttgaagttACTTTGGATTGCCCTTATTTTAGTACTGCAATGCCAGGGATGGAACCAGGTGCAATTACTGGCGAGCCAGTATTTCAACCTTTTGGTATCttcgatgaagatggtcAACTATTTGGTTATTCATCAGCCAGTCCCCTGGCGCGAGTGTTAAGTGTGgagaaatttcaagagattGTCATTACCATCAATAGCTACTTGCAAAATGCATTCTACACCTATTCGTGGTTTAACCTGATAGATCTTCTACTGGAAGCACTGTCACTTGGACTTTGGCACCCTGTGTCCAAATACCTATGGAGACATCCTTTAGTACACCTGGAAGATTACGTGCAGCAAGTAAaccaagaacaagaatttaaGGAAAAGGGAGTGAAGATAATATCACCAAGAAGATCAGGATACCTATCTGTATGTTTCTCTGCGTGTTATaatattgatgattttttcagttttCTTTGTACTAACAATACCTTCAACAGCtag
- the MSB3 gene encoding Rab GTPase-activating protein MSB3 (similar to uniprot|P48566 Saccharomyces cerevisiae YNL293W): MMDVERSRHSMHPGSSGSGLRHSPRETAVLIATAGNGYPKKSPSMPNFHEKPFTSTNASEPILNSNGLPVSSEYVADNSGVQSLTDGDASLSVIEMYGDEVESRRPENEDGGNLEGDEDADSDELELPTSGMPPTGSAMPNSDYFDRYGFKKQSNLITEQDYDEWWENYSQYCIRRKHKWKILMEKSGLPMDNDSPNRFPSRSEKLKRYVRKGIPAEWRGNAWWYFARGQEKLNKNKGIYDKLLLKMDDLLKSKTKSMPDLDIIERDLNRTFPDNIHFQKETFQIDDPPMIKSLRRVLVAFSLYNPKIGYCQSMNFLAGLLLLFMDEERAFWMLVIITSRYLPGVHNINLEGVNVDQGVLMLCIKEYLPEIWQYIMPQTSSKHFSLNNGTSLLGGNDFLYKLPPITLCTASWFMSCFVGVLPIEGTLRIWDCLFYEESHFLFKISLAIFKLCEPELIKLKPLRNGIGKNPIRGQRGSQMSNGESEMEVFQIVQTFPKQLINPNELFDRVIFKRRFSLNKLDQDEVDRCRKYVSSQRLKYKHYSEIMGTGHRNNNNNSNNNSNDIGIASSSSNSADGEKMAGDIINDALSSEVYGFKKGLGGVHWNNSIKAKVKQMRKKKG, encoded by the coding sequence ATGATGGATGTGGAACGTTCGAGGCATTCGATGCATCCGGGTTCTAGTGGCTCAGGACTTAGACACTCACCAAGGGAGACAGCAGTGCTAATAGCAACAGCTGGTAATGGATACCCAAAGAAATCACCGTCGATGCCCAACTTCCATGAGAAGCCATTCACAAGTACTAATGCTAGTGAGCCGATATTGAACTCTAATGGATTGCCTGTCAGCAGCGAGTATGTGGCTGATAATTCTGGAGTGCAATCGTTGACAGACGGGGATGCTAGTTTAAGTGTAATTGAGATGTATGGAGATGAAGTTGAATCACGAAGACCTGAGAATGAAGACGGGGGCAATTTGGAAGGTGATGAGGATGCTGATAGTGATGAACTGGAATTACCAACTTCTGGTATGCCACCGACAGGTTCGGCTATGCCGAATTCTGATTATTTTGATAGATATGGCTTCAAAAAACAGAGCAATCTTATTACAGAACAAGACTATGATGAATGGTGGGAAAATTATTCACAATATTGCATTAGAAGAAAACACAAATGGAAAATTCTTATGGAGAAAAGTGGATTACCGATGGATAATGATTCGCCGAATCGTTTCCCCAGTAGAAgtgagaaattgaaaaggtaTGTGAGGAAAGGTATTCCAGCAGAATGGAGAGGTAATGCTTGGTGGTATTTTGCAAGAGGtcaagagaaattgaacaaaaacaaGGGGATTTATGATAAATTGCTACTAAAGATGGATGATTtattaaaatcaaaaacCAAATCAATGCCAGACCTTGATATTATTGAACGTGATTTAAATAGAACCTTCCCTGATAAtatccattttcaaaaggaaaCATTCCAAATCGATGATCCGCCAATGATTAAATCATTACGCCGTGTCCTTGTGGCATTCTCCCTCTATAACCCTAAGATCGGTTATTGTCAatcgatgaattttctCGCAGGTTTACTTTTACTTTTcatggatgaagaaagagcaTTTTGGATGCTGGTCATCATCACATCAAGATATTTGCCCGGGGTTCACAACATCAACTTGGAGGGTGTTAATGTGGATCAAGGTGTTCTCATGCTTTGTATCAAGGAATATTTACCAGAAATTTGGCAATACATCATGCCACAGACTTCATCCAAacatttttcattgaacAATGGAACTTCTTTATTAGGCGGTAATGATTTTTTATACaaattaccaccaattaCATTGTGTACAGCAAGTTGGTTTATGAGTTGCTTCGTGGGCGtattaccaattgaagGTACTTTAAGGATTTGGGATTGTCTCTTTTATGAAGAGTcacattttcttttcaaaatttcattggCTATCTTTAAATTATGTGAACCTGAATTAATTAAATTAAAACCATTGAGGAATGgaattggtaaaaatcCCATTCGCGGACAAAGAGGCTCACAAATGAGTAATGGTGAAAGTGAAATGgaagttttccaaattgtgCAGACTTTCCCCAAGcaattgataaatccaaatgaACTTTTTGATAGAgtaattttcaaaagaagattctCGTTGAACAAACTGGATCAAGATGAAGTGGATCGTTGTAGAAAGTACGTCTCTTCTCAAAGATTAAAATACAAACATTATAGTGAGATTATGGGTACGGGTCAtcgtaataataacaacaatagCAATAATAATTCAAATGACATCGGCATTgcatcgtcatcatcaaattcgGCTGATGGTGAGAAGATGGCGGGAGATATCATTAATGATGCTCTTTCATCTGAAGTTTACGGTTTTAAAAAGGGACTTGGTGGTGTTCATTGGAACAATAGTATAAAAGCCAAAGTGAAGCAaatgaggaagaagaaaggttGA
- the MID1 gene encoding Mid1p (similar to uniprot|P41821 Saccharomyces cerevisiae YNL291C MID1 N-glycosylated integral plasma membrane protein) has product MWWFLIALIVFAQCGSSSFNDLEESWEISGGNPYNAMQKDSFGTKVNYHGNTSSILNPNNIYEWTPITNDLTAGDRDTFVFDVNTGSSGFGIASTYEILILLSGNICKQPSNTNGTSLGVFYSFNETLFGDLGVGKFQSFGNGYLQALAISPLEANNNNATSKYNNLYVVVTPVNETTGQPLPSSPEKVNGERWEYKMSISENDLVYQWDSRSWLDVLDTDHTSALLLTGNVSADAENHYNYSIYNPSLYDLYVYSDEESAKLDKSTNISLCAMIQGNYLVSSAQSPPKDVHPLERTELAVSRSMADRSGSVREQFYVTGLNASTDYVAYLTKKIGKKGNLSPDGGVLFSRQPFRTKSSNNCSLVFGLDFCSGVAYSVPSSSISDNKTMLAQTFDHYSQSLFQNFSKALQIVPCEMELDARYSPVRTCQDCSDSYRDWLCAVTIPRCTLDNQEYYIRRKKDDNRNQFINEEIKPMSDYYEVPPCIEMCYHMVRDCPSDFGFACPDINNQKDLFHRSYSYFDTNSMEDTCNYIGNATDLFLTAKNN; this is encoded by the coding sequence ATGTGGTGGTTCCTAATTGCACTTATTGTCTTTGCACAGTGTGGCTCGTCTTCCTTTAACGATTTAGAAGAATCGTGGGAAATATCTGGTGGTAATCCTTATAATGCTATGCAAAAGGATTCATTTGGAACAAAGGTAAATTATCATGGGAATACTTCGAGTATTTTAAATCCAAACAATATTTATGAATGGACTCCAATTACAAACGACTTAACTGCAGGTGATAGGGACACGTTTGTGTTTGATGTTAATACGGGCAGTTCAGGATTTGGTATTGCTTCCACATAtgaaattctaattctaTTGAGTGGAAACATTTGTAAACAACCTTCCAATACTAACGGTACTTCATTGGGGGTTTTTTACTCATTTAACGAAACTCTCTTTGGTGATTTGGGCGTTGGTAAATTTCAATCATTCGGAAATGGATATCTACAAGCATTGGCGATTAGTCCTCTGGAGGctaacaataataatgcaACTTCCAAGTACAACAATTTGTATGTCGTGGTTACACCTGTTAATGAAACTACAGGCCAACCCCTGCCATCATCCCCAGAGAAGGTAAACGGTGAGCGTTGGGAGTACAAAATGAGTATATCTGAAAACGATTTGGTTTATCAATGGGATTCAAGGTCGTGGCTGGATGTATTGGATACGGACCACACCTCAGCTCTTTTACTGACAGGTAACGTAAGTGCTGATGCTGAAAATCACTATAATTATTCGATCTACAATCCGTCACTATATGACCTTTACGTCTATTCTGACGAAGAATCTgcaaaattggataaatcgACTAATATATCTCTGTGTGCCATGATACAGGGTAATTACTTAGTGTCATCAGCGCAATCACCGCCGAAGGATGTTCATCCGTTGGAAAGAACTGAATTAGCAGTCTCTAGGTCAATGGCTGATAGAAGTGGTAGCGTTAGGGAACAATTCTACGTTACAGGTTTAAATGCATCAACGGACTACGTCGCATATTTGACTAAAAAGATTGGTAAGAAGGGGAATTTATCTCCAGATGGTGGTGTGCTTTTCTCGAGGCAGCCGTTTCGaaccaaatcttccaataACTGTTCATTGGTTTTTGGGCTCGATTTTTGCTCAGGTGTTGCTTACTCAGTACCGTCctcatcaatttcagatAATAAGACTATGTTGGCACAAACTTTTGATCATTACTCTCAGTCtcttttccaaaactttagCAAGGCACTACAAATCGTACCATGCGAAATGGAATTAGATGCAAGATATTCACCTGTTCGAACCTGTCAAGACTGTTCCGATTCCTATAGAGATTGGCTTTGCGCGGTTACGATTCCTCGTTGTACTTTGGATAATCAAGAATATTATATTCGCaggaaaaaagatgataatagaaatcaattcatcaatgaagaaattaaaccCATGAGTGATTACTATGAAGTTCCGCCTTGCATAGAGATGTGTTACCATATGGTAAGAGACTGCCCCAGTGATTTTGGATTCGCATGCCCTGATATAAATAACCAAAAGGATCTTTTCCACCGAAGCTATAGCTATTTTGACACAAATAGTATGGAAGACACATGTAATTATATCGGTAATGCTACTGATCTGTTCCTAACTGCAAAAAATAATTAA
- the MDY2 gene encoding Mdy2p (similar to uniprot|Q12285 Saccharomyces cerevisiae YOL111C Hypothetical ORF), with amino-acid sequence MSIASPEHEFVSKFLTLSTLTQPVLPKDYKKPLQQVNSLGVALPALRYKYHSKRSNKEDNAKGLKLILKNIKPPKFTVENEFGRNDTVRQVKEYLISEGKAQQFGQVKLLFKGKVLHDSGILSEVIEDGATITVMISKPEVVQQQEEPTPVKNSLQIPWEAIEKTLAHELKDSHQTALALQRLQKGWDMTK; translated from the coding sequence ATGAGCATTGCATCTCCTGAACACGAATTCGTCTCCAAGTTCTTGACACTATCAACTCTTACCCAACCAGTGTTACCAAAGGACTACAAAAAACCATTGCAACAGGTGAACAGTTTAGGTGTAGCACTTCCAGCACTCAGATACAAATACCATTCCAAGAGATCTAACAAAGAAGATAATGCCAAAGGActgaaattgatcttgaaAAACATTAAACCTCCAAAATTCACTGTGGAGAATGAATTTGGTCGCAATGATACTGTCCGTCAAGTTAAAGAGTATTTAATATCTGAAGGTAAGGCACAGCAATTTGGCCAAGtgaaattattatttaAGGGTAAAGTTTTACACGACAGTGGAATTTTGTCAGAAGTGATCGAGGATGGGGCTACCATCACCGTAATGATTTCCAAACCTGAAGTTGTTCAACAACAGGAGGAGCCCACTccagtgaaaaattctttgcaGATTCCCTGGGAAGCAATTGAGAAGACACTTGCCCATGAGTTGAAGGATTCCCATCAAACTGCATTAGCCTTACAAAGATTGCAAAAAGGTTGGGATATGACCAAGTGA
- the PUS4 gene encoding pseudouridine synthase PUS4 (similar to uniprot|P48567 Saccharomyces cerevisiae YNL292W PUS4 catalyzes formation of Psi55 (modified uridine) in mitochondrial and cytoplasmic tRNAs Pseudouridine synthase) has protein sequence MNGIFAIEKPSGITSNQFMMRLQQILNNSHVFSKDIQRATAERMKQYQEETGKKASKRKLRKVSKVKMGHGGTLDPLASGVLVIGIGTGTKKLAEYLSGTVKVYESEALFGVSTTSGDVEGEILSRNSVNHLRMEDLKKVEEKFVGSLKQTPPIYAALKMDGKPLHEYAREGKPLPRAIEPRQVTVYDLQVMNDSLTKSHDYPLMRPSGEAIETLQKLNASMLDDTLYFSKEYCEKQGWDNEEARVEKPIPLTEQESEEIEKQGDKYRAPLLHFKSKVSSGTYIRSLISDIGKAMMSSCYMVKLIRVQQKDWSLESQNVFQLTDFTDRDEKIWSKVLGLVLEKGSEVNIADEFLKAQKESEQEAKTLETQREEDANETLLNEENQKETDEERKSVKRTADELEKTE, from the coding sequence ATGAATGGAATTTTCGCCATCGAGAAGCCAAGTGGCATTACTTCAAATCAGTTCATGATGAGATTACAACAGATCTTGAACAATAGTCATGTATTCTCTAAGGATATACAAAGGGCTACCGCTGAAAGAATGAAGCAGTACCAGGAGGAGACAGGTAAGAAAGCTAGTAAGAGAAAACTGAGGAAAGTTTCCAAGGTAAAGATGGGTCATGGTGGTACATTAGATCCATTGGCGTCTGGTGTTCTTGTGATTGGTATTGGTACCGGAACgaaaaaattggcagaATACTTATCAGGAACGGTTAAGGTTTATGAGAGTGAAGCCCTCTTTGGGGTATCGACTACATCTGGTGATGTGGAAGGTGAAATTCTATCGAGAAACTCTGTAAACCATTTAAGGATGgaagatttaaagaaagttgaggaaaaatttgTAGGTTCACTAAAGCAGACACCGCCCATTTATGCGGCGCTTAAAATGGATGGTAAGCCATTGCATGAATATGCCAGAGAGGGTAAACCTTTGCCCAGGGCAATTGAACCTAGACAAGTGACAGTTTATGATTTACAGGTCATGAATGATTCTTTGACGAAAAGTCATGATTACCCATTGATGAGGCCTTCAGGTGAAGCGATAGAGACattacaaaaattgaacGCTAGCATGTTGGATGATACtctttatttttcaaaggaatACTGTGAAAAGCAGGGTTGGGATAATGAAGAGGCTCGTGTAGAAAAACCAATTCCTCTGACTGAACAAGAGtctgaagaaattgaaaagcAAGGTGATAAGTATCGTGCGCCATTATTGCATTTTAAGTCAAAAGTTTCCTCTGGGACGTATATTCGTTCCTTAATCAGTGATATTGGTAAGGCAATGATGAGTTCATGTTACATGGTTAAATTGATTAGGGTTCAACAGAAAGATTGGTCGCTGGAAAGTCAAAacgttttccaattgacaGATTTCACCGATAgagatgaaaaaatatggagTAAAGTTTTGGGTTTGGTCTTGGAAAAGGGATCTGAGGTTAACATAGCGGATGAATTCTTGAAAGCACAGAAGGAATCTGAACAAGAGGCAAAAACTCTAGAAACGCAGcgtgaagaagatgcaaaTGAAACTTTACTTAATGAGGAGAACCAAAAGGAAACAGAtgaggaaagaaaatctGTTAAAAGAACTgcagatgaattggaaaagacGGAATGA
- the PDA1 gene encoding pyruvate dehydrogenase (acetyl-transferring) subunit E1 alpha (highly similar to gnl|GLV|CAGL0L12078g Candida glabrata CAGL0L12078g and similar to YER178W uniprot|P16387 Saccharomyces cerevisiae YER178W PDA1 E1 alpha subunit of the pyruvate dehydrogenase (PDH) complex catalyzes the direct oxidative decarboxylation of pyruvate to acetyl-CoA regulated by glucose), with translation MLSAVKRQSGLLRQVSMVRPIRGLASASEESDLIEIELPETSFEGYNLNVPELKYTTTKGNLLQMFKDMTTIRRMEMACDALYKAKKIWGFCHLSVGQEAIAVGIENAITKKDTVITSYRCHGFAHMRGSPVKDILAELMGKKSGCSFGKGGSMHIFTNGFYGGNGIVGAQVPLGAGLAFAHQYKNEDNCNFALYGDGAANQGQVFESYNMAKLFNLPVVFCCENNRYGMGTAASRASASTEYFKRAGYIPGLKVNGMDILAVYQASKFAKDWCLSGNGPLVLEYETYRYGGHSISDPGTTYRTREEIQHMRSKNDPIAGLKMHMLQLGLATEEELKAYEKAARKYVDEQVELADSSAAPGYEPELMFEDVYLKGTGIPRLRGRTVNETWDLEKLQYVPRY, from the coding sequence ATGCTATCTGCCGTTAAGAGACAATCAGGCTTGTTACGTCAAGTCTCAATGGTAAGACCCATTCGTGGTCTTGCCTCAGCATCTGAAGAGAGTGATTtgattgaaattgaattgcCAGAAACTTCATTTGAGGGTTACAATTTGAACGTAccagaattgaaatatACCACCACTAAGGGCAATTTGTTGCAAATGTTCAAAGATATGACAACAATTAGACGTATGGAAATGGCATGCGATGCTCTTTACAAGGCTAAAAAGATTTGGGGGTTCTGCCACTTGTCAGTCGGTCAAGAAGCAATTGCAGTCGGTATTGAAAACGCTATCACAAAGAAAGATACCGTTATTACTTCCTACAGATGTCACGGTTTTGCTCACATGAGAGGTTCTCCAGTCAAGGATATCTTGGCAGAATTAATGGGTAAAAAATCAGGTTGCTCTTTCGGTAAAGGTGGTTCTATGCACATTTTCACTAATGGTTTCTACGGTGGTAATGGTATTGTGGGTGCTCAAGTTCCTTTGGGTGCTGGTTTAGCATTTGCTCATCAATACAAGAATGAAGATAACTGTAATTTCGCTCTATACGGTGATGGTGCCGCAAACCAAGGTCAAGTCTTTGAATCTTACAACATGGctaaattgttcaatttaccaGTTGTCTTCTGTTGTGAAAACAACAGATACGGTATGGGTACTGCTGCTTCCAGAGCATCTGCTTCCACTGAATACTTCAAGCGTGCTGGTTACATTCCAGGTTTGAAAGTTAACGGTATGGACATCTTGGCAGTTTACCAAGCATCTAAATTCGCAAAGGATTGGTGTCTATCTGGTAACGGtcctcttgttcttgaatACGAGACCTACAGATACGGTGGTCACTCCATCTCTGACCCAGGTACTACTTACagaacaagagaagaaatccAACACATGCGTTCAAAGAACGATCCAATTGCAGGTTTGAAGATGCACATGTTACAATTGGGATTGGCAACCgaggaagaattgaaggCTTATGAAAAGGCTGCTAGAAAATATGTCGATGAACAAGTTGAATTAGCTGATTCTTCTGCTGCTCCAGGTTACGAACCAGAATTGAtgtttgaagatgtttATTTGAAGGGCACTGGTATCCCACGTTTGAGAGGTAGAACCGTTAATGAAACTTgggatttggaaaaattgcaaTACGTTCCAAGATACTAA